In the Alistipes provencensis genome, ATGCCGGACTCCTCTTCGATCAGGTGGTAATTCTCCAGAAACTTATTGCAGGCGCGGATCTGGGCGTAACTGTTGGTCCAGATGAATCCCAGCGGGTTGTCTGCGGCGTTCCAGTTGCCGGTGTTGTAACGGTGGGCTGCGGAATTGAGCGGGCGGGCCTCGCCGTTGTCGGTGGCGCAGTCCATGTATGCGCCTCCCCAGCCCGATACGCCGTATCCGGTGCTGATGATGTTGTAGTAGATGTCGTTGACGAAATAGCGGGCGTAGGTGCCGCTTCGGAAGACGTCCTTCTCATACAGGTCGCCCACATCCTCTTTGTCCATCAGCGACGAGGCGTCCTGACACGAAAGCATCGGCAGGCATAACAACAGTATATAAACGATCTTTTTCATGTAGCTTCGTAATTTGAAGGTTAGAACTTGAGGCTGACACCGCCGCCGAAATATTTCATGACCGGATAGGCGCTGCCGTCGCCGTCGTTGGATTCAGGGTCGTATTCCTTGAATTCGGAGAGCGTGAACAGGTTGGTTGCCGTCACATAGAAGCGCAGGTTCGACATGCCGACCTTCTTGGAGATGCGCTGGGGCAGCGTGTACCCGATCTGGACATTCTTCAGACGCAGGTAGGAACCGTCTTTCAGCCAGAACGTCGAGAAGCGGTGGTTCTGCTCCGATGTGGAGGGAGAGAGACTCGGATAGGTGGCGTGCTCCTTGTTCTCGGGCGTCCAGCGGCCGAGGTGGTGGTGCATGGCGCCGCTGATGCCTTGGAATTCCCAGTAGCCGTAGCCGTTCACATAGATGTCCGAATTGGTCGCTCCTTGGAAGAAAAGCTCGAAGTCGAAATTGCGCCAGTTGCCGCCCACGCTGAATCCGTAGATGACCTCGGGAACTTGGGTACGCCCGACGGGCACGACGTCGTAATTGTCGGTCTTGCCGTCGCCGTTGATGTCGCGGTACTTGATGTCGCCCAATTTGGGTCTGTCGGTGAATCCCGACGGCAGGGCGTCGATCTCCTCCTCGGAGTTGTAGAAGCCGTCGGCGATCAGACCGAAGCGCTGTCCGATGGGGCGTCCCACCTTCGAGAGCCACGGGTAGGTGACGGGACTCTCGCCGCATTCGACGACCTTGTTGCGGGCGAAGGAGAGGTTGCCCCGAATATAATACCGGAATTTGTTGACGTGGCCGTTGTATCCCAGATCGATTTCGAAACCGCGGTTGACAACCTCGCCGATGTTTGCCGGAGGGAAGCCCTTGCTGCCGTCGTTCGGAGCCATCATGCCGTAGATGTACGAAATGGTACCGTCGTAGTCGAGAATACCGTGGCGGCGTTCGTGGAAGTAGTCGCCTGTGAACGAGAGCTTGTTGTCGAAGAATTTGAGGTCCACGCCGATGTTGAATTTGTTGGCGCGCTCCCAGCCTACCTCGGTATTGCCCTCCTTGCCTTCATAAATGCGGTTCTCGGGGTTGTTCGTTTCGCCGAACGATGGGCGGTTCGATCCCAGTTGGGGGTAGGTTTGCAGATAGTAGTACTTGTCGGACCCGATGCGGTCGTTGCCGACCTGTCCGAACGATGCGCGGAGTTTCATGTAACTGAAGGCCTTGGCCGATTCGCCCCAGAATCCCTCTTCGGAAACCACCCAGCCGGCGGATACTGCCGGGAAGAAACCGTAACGCTTGCTCTCGGAGAACTGCATCGAACCGTTGTATCCGGCATTGAACTCGGCCAGATACTTGTTTTTGTAGGCGTAGGTTACACGGCCGACGTAGTTGATATAACCGATCGGCAGCGTGGCATCGCTCTGGATCTCCTGACGGTTGAAGGCCAGCAGGGCCGTGACGGCGTGGTCGCCGAAAGTGCGGTTGTAGTTCAGTGCCGCCTCGACCACGAAATCGCGCCGGAAAGGACCGTTTCCGGAGCCCGTCCGGATCGAGATGGGCTCCTCTTCGCGCACCAGTTCGTAGGTGCCCTCCTTGGTGTAATAGTAGGTCGCAGGTCGTTCGTAGAGGTCCCGGCGGGAGCGCATCGACGAAATGTAGCTGAACATACCGCGTGCGGAGAGGCCTTTGGTGATGAAGTCCAACTGCTGGTTGAGGCGGATCACGCTCTCGAACTTGTTGGTCTTGGAGTGGTAGTAACCGCAGCGCGAAAGGGCCATGTAGGGATTGGTCAGGTTCAGGTGGCCTCCGATCGACCCGTCGGGGTTCACATAGTTGAAATAATCGGGCGGGGTGCGTACCAAATGTTGGAACAGCTCGTCTCCGGCGCCGTTGTTATGGCGTTCCTCGAGGCGTCCCGCGAGGTCGACGCCGATCGTGGTGGTCTTGGTCACGTTGAAATCGAGGTTGGCACGCAGGGCATAACGCTGGAAATAGACGTTCGTGTCGTATTTGCCGTTGTTGAAGTTCTTGTAGATACCGTCGTCGTTGGCGTATCCGGCCGACACATAGTAACGCATGAACGAAGAACCGCCGCGCACGACCAGCGAATACTGCTGCTTGAAGGCTGCGTTCTTG is a window encoding:
- a CDS encoding SusC/RagA family TonB-linked outer membrane protein, encoding MKKYILIFIFALIHGFTAGLQAQGTVVSGKVSDKDGQELVGVAVIETGTNHATVSATDGSYKLTVSGKNARLEFRMLGYIPQEITVGSRTVIDITLEEEALNINEVVVVGYGTQKRATVVGSISTADASAIQKTGTTNLTQAIGGRVSGVFTRNPGGRPGEDNANVYIRGTASYNSGANSPLVLVDGVEREYAQIDPEDIENFSVLKDASATAVYGVRGANGVILITTKRGLTSKPEVSFRASFTASTPTRLPDKLGSYDYARLRNEALMNVGLDPEYSAYDLEMFRTKASPYTHPDNDYINDMLKNAAFKQQYSLVVRGGSSFMRYYVSAGYANDDGIYKNFNNGKYDTNVYFQRYALRANLDFNVTKTTTIGVDLAGRLEERHNNGAGDELFQHLVRTPPDYFNYVNPDGSIGGHLNLTNPYMALSRCGYYHSKTNKFESVIRLNQQLDFITKGLSARGMFSYISSMRSRRDLYERPATYYYTKEGTYELVREEEPISIRTGSGNGPFRRDFVVEAALNYNRTFGDHAVTALLAFNRQEIQSDATLPIGYINYVGRVTYAYKNKYLAEFNAGYNGSMQFSESKRYGFFPAVSAGWVVSEEGFWGESAKAFSYMKLRASFGQVGNDRIGSDKYYYLQTYPQLGSNRPSFGETNNPENRIYEGKEGNTEVGWERANKFNIGVDLKFFDNKLSFTGDYFHERRHGILDYDGTISYIYGMMAPNDGSKGFPPANIGEVVNRGFEIDLGYNGHVNKFRYYIRGNLSFARNKVVECGESPVTYPWLSKVGRPIGQRFGLIADGFYNSEEEIDALPSGFTDRPKLGDIKYRDINGDGKTDNYDVVPVGRTQVPEVIYGFSVGGNWRNFDFELFFQGATNSDIYVNGYGYWEFQGISGAMHHHLGRWTPENKEHATYPSLSPSTSEQNHRFSTFWLKDGSYLRLKNVQIGYTLPQRISKKVGMSNLRFYVTATNLFTLSEFKEYDPESNDGDGSAYPVMKYFGGGVSLKF